From the Sphingomonas suaedae genome, one window contains:
- a CDS encoding NAD(P)H-quinone oxidoreductase has protein sequence MHLPELMTAIDPAQPGGPEVLVPVERPVPVPGPGEVLIRVAAAGVNRPDVLQRMGGYPPPPGVTSIPGLEVAGEIVAVGDDVPPEMIGQPMCALVAGGGYAEYSVAPLGQCLSVPEGLSMVEAAAMPETLFTVWTNLFERGYASEGDTVLVHGGTSGIGTMAISLCTLFGVKVIVTAGSDEKVAACLRHGADHAINYKTEDFVSRVRDLTEGRGVDVVLDMVGGDYVARNIKCMAEDGRHVSIAVQGGAMATVPVFEIMRRRLTLTGSTLRARDVAFKTLVADELARTVWPFVADGRLRPAIDRTYPLAEAAEAHRRMESGAHMGKIVLTV, from the coding sequence ATGCATCTGCCCGAGCTTATGACGGCCATCGATCCCGCGCAGCCCGGCGGGCCGGAGGTGCTGGTGCCGGTGGAGCGACCGGTGCCGGTGCCCGGGCCGGGCGAGGTGCTGATCCGCGTCGCCGCCGCCGGGGTGAACCGGCCCGACGTCCTTCAGCGGATGGGCGGCTATCCCCCGCCGCCGGGGGTGACCTCGATACCGGGACTCGAAGTGGCGGGCGAGATCGTCGCGGTCGGCGACGATGTTCCGCCCGAGATGATTGGCCAGCCGATGTGTGCGCTGGTCGCGGGGGGCGGTTACGCCGAATATTCCGTCGCGCCGCTCGGCCAGTGTCTGTCGGTGCCCGAGGGGCTGTCGATGGTCGAGGCGGCGGCAATGCCCGAGACGCTGTTCACCGTGTGGACCAACCTCTTCGAGCGCGGCTATGCGAGCGAGGGGGATACGGTGCTGGTCCATGGCGGGACGAGCGGGATCGGCACGATGGCGATTTCGCTATGCACGCTGTTCGGGGTCAAGGTGATCGTGACGGCCGGGAGCGACGAGAAGGTCGCCGCCTGCCTGAGGCACGGTGCCGATCACGCGATCAACTACAAGACCGAGGATTTCGTGTCGCGCGTTCGCGACCTGACCGAGGGGCGCGGCGTGGATGTCGTGCTCGACATGGTGGGCGGCGACTATGTCGCGCGCAACATCAAGTGCATGGCCGAAGACGGGCGTCACGTATCGATCGCGGTGCAGGGCGGCGCGATGGCGACCGTGCCGGTGTTCGAGATCATGCGCCGCCGCCTGACGCTGACCGGATCGACGCTGCGCGCGCGGGACGTGGCGTTCAAGACACTGGTCGCCGACGAACTGGCGCGTACGGTATGGCCGTTCGTGGCGGACGGGCGTCTGCGCCCGGCGATCGACCGGACCTATCCGCTCGCCGAGGCGGCGGAAGCGCATCGCCGGATGGAGAGCGGCGCGCATATGGGAAAGATCGTGCTGACCGTCTGA
- a CDS encoding DUF1192 domain-containing protein, giving the protein MDSDDLPRRTNDPAAQLARQDLDPLSVAELEERIALLEAEIARCRGRIEHAVNHRASADALFKR; this is encoded by the coding sequence ATGGACTCGGACGATCTTCCCCGCCGAACCAACGATCCCGCCGCTCAGCTCGCGCGCCAGGACCTCGATCCGCTGTCGGTGGCGGAGCTTGAGGAACGCATCGCCCTGCTTGAGGCCGAAATCGCGCGCTGCCGTGGCAGGATTGAACATGCCGTTAACCATCGCGCAAGCGCGGATGCCCTATTCAAACGATGA
- the clpA gene encoding ATP-dependent Clp protease ATP-binding subunit ClpA, producing MPSFASALESTLHRALEAASARRHEYATLEHLLLALVDDEHASKVMGACGVDLGELRTTVAHYLDTELQALRVDQTTDPSPTSGFQRVVQRAILHVQSSGRDEVTGANVLVALFSERESYAVYFLQQQDMSRLDAVSYISHGVGKGSQPTEATPPKGADEEKPAKGDGKKGESALKQFTVNLNEKARSGKVDPLIGRGPEVDRTVQILCRRSKNNPLYVGDPGVGKTAIAEGLARKIIEGDVPDVLKEAVIYSLDMGALLAGTRYRGDFEERLKQVVSELEKLPHAVLFIDEIHTVIGAGATSGGAMDASNLLKPALSGGTIRCIGSTTYKEFRNHFEKDRALLRRFQKIDVNEPTVEDTIKILAGLRSAFEDHHNVKYTPDAIKSAVELSSRYINDRKLPDKAIDVIDEVGAMQMLVPPSRRKKTITPREIEAVIATMARIPPKTVSSDDTRVLANIETDLKRVVFGQDKAIEVLSSAIKLSRAGLRDPEKPIGNYLFSGPTGVGKTEVTKQLAELLGIPLQRFDMSEYMEAHSVSRLIGAPPGYVGYDQGGLLTDAVDQNPHCVLLLDEIEKAHPQLFNILLQVMDNGKLTDHHGKSVDFRNVILIMTTNAGASDMAKESIGFGEMSREDVQEDAVKKLFTPEFRNRLDAIVPFDYLPTKVVERVVEKFILQLELQLADRNVHIALDDAAKAWLTERGYDKLYGARPMGRLIQEKIKQPLAEELLFGKLVHGGEVEVKLKDGALTFAITPAPPKRPKKGGKRAVPAKAK from the coding sequence ATGCCTAGTTTCGCTTCCGCCCTCGAATCCACCCTCCACCGCGCCCTGGAAGCGGCCAGCGCGCGCCGCCACGAATATGCGACGCTCGAGCATCTGCTGCTCGCGCTGGTGGACGACGAACATGCCAGCAAGGTGATGGGCGCGTGCGGGGTGGACCTGGGCGAACTCCGCACCACCGTCGCCCATTATCTCGATACCGAGCTTCAGGCGCTGCGCGTCGACCAGACCACCGACCCCTCGCCGACCAGCGGCTTCCAGCGCGTGGTCCAGCGCGCGATCCTGCACGTCCAGTCCTCGGGCCGCGACGAAGTGACCGGTGCCAACGTCCTCGTCGCCCTGTTCAGCGAGCGCGAAAGCTATGCCGTCTATTTCCTGCAGCAGCAGGATATGAGCCGCCTCGACGCGGTCAGCTATATCAGCCACGGCGTCGGCAAGGGCAGCCAGCCGACCGAGGCGACGCCGCCCAAGGGCGCGGACGAGGAAAAGCCCGCCAAGGGCGACGGCAAGAAGGGCGAGAGCGCGCTCAAGCAGTTCACCGTCAACCTCAATGAGAAGGCCAGGTCAGGGAAGGTCGACCCGCTGATCGGCCGCGGGCCGGAAGTCGACCGCACCGTCCAGATCCTGTGCCGCCGGTCCAAGAACAACCCGCTCTATGTCGGCGATCCCGGCGTCGGCAAAACCGCGATTGCCGAGGGCCTGGCGCGCAAGATCATCGAGGGCGATGTGCCCGACGTGCTCAAGGAAGCCGTGATCTACTCGCTCGACATGGGGGCGCTGCTCGCCGGCACCCGCTATCGCGGCGATTTCGAGGAGCGGCTGAAGCAGGTCGTTTCCGAACTCGAAAAGCTGCCCCATGCGGTGCTGTTCATCGACGAGATCCACACCGTGATCGGCGCGGGCGCGACCTCGGGCGGCGCGATGGACGCCTCGAACCTGCTGAAACCCGCTCTGTCGGGCGGCACGATCCGCTGCATCGGATCGACCACCTACAAGGAATTCCGCAATCACTTCGAAAAGGACCGCGCGCTGCTGCGCCGGTTCCAGAAGATCGACGTCAACGAACCGACGGTCGAGGATACGATCAAGATCCTTGCCGGCCTGCGCTCGGCGTTCGAGGACCATCACAACGTCAAATACACCCCCGACGCGATCAAGTCGGCGGTCGAGCTGTCGAGCCGTTACATCAACGACCGCAAGCTGCCCGACAAGGCGATCGACGTGATCGACGAGGTCGGCGCGATGCAGATGCTCGTGCCGCCCAGCCGCCGCAAAAAGACGATCACCCCGCGCGAGATCGAGGCGGTGATCGCGACCATGGCGCGCATCCCGCCGAAGACCGTGTCCAGCGACGACACCCGCGTGCTCGCCAACATCGAGACCGACCTCAAGCGCGTCGTGTTCGGCCAGGACAAGGCGATCGAGGTGCTGTCGAGCGCGATCAAGCTCAGCCGCGCGGGCCTGCGCGATCCGGAAAAGCCGATCGGCAACTATCTGTTCTCCGGCCCGACCGGCGTCGGCAAGACCGAGGTGACCAAGCAGCTCGCCGAACTGCTCGGCATTCCGCTGCAGCGTTTCGACATGTCCGAATATATGGAGGCGCACTCGGTCAGCCGCCTGATCGGCGCCCCTCCGGGCTATGTCGGCTATGATCAGGGCGGCCTGCTCACCGATGCGGTCGATCAGAACCCGCATTGCGTGCTCCTGCTCGACGAGATCGAGAAGGCGCATCCGCAGCTGTTCAACATCCTGCTTCAGGTGATGGACAACGGAAAGCTGACCGATCACCACGGCAAGTCGGTCGATTTCCGCAACGTCATCCTCATCATGACGACCAATGCGGGCGCCAGCGACATGGCAAAGGAGAGCATCGGCTTTGGCGAAATGAGCCGCGAGGATGTTCAGGAAGACGCGGTGAAGAAGCTCTTCACCCCCGAATTCCGCAACCGGCTCGATGCGATCGTGCCGTTCGACTATCTCCCGACCAAGGTGGTCGAGCGGGTGGTGGAGAAGTTCATCCTCCAGCTCGAACTCCAGCTCGCCGACCGCAACGTCCACATCGCGCTGGACGACGCGGCGAAGGCCTGGCTCACCGAACGCGGCTATGACAAGCTCTACGGCGCGCGCCCGATGGGCCGGTTGATCCAGGAAAAGATCAAGCAGCCGCTGGCCGAGGAGCTGCTGTTCGGCAAGCTCGTCCATGGCGGCGAGGTCGAGGTGAAGCTCAAGGACGGCGCCCTGACCTTCGCGATCACCCCGGCGCCGCCGAAACGCCCGAAAAAGGGCGGCAAGAGAGCGGTGCCTGCCAAGGCGAAGTGA
- a CDS encoding rhomboid family intramembrane serine protease: MAIMLGWVFQFASRPTVMAVSDGQAMWLEGVLAAQGFYEKSDVDGSWRLADINWWSHFPHQFIRFDRGEQVIVIAPRDVMESIRSSIELIEEHTELTFSAEDLPFVFESPEPESDLPWHMHVPGALLGTICVGAFLGCLFSGQMERMSEWGVSAAALSAGRIDTVILHMFAHGSVMHLVMNMTALAAIGPALTSRLGTLPLNWLRFWAVFVLSAFAGAALFLTLHPTGTVPMVGASGGLYGLIGLLIRLPAIGEPMLEVTSRNIRRAAWDLAKQNAFLFALLALMTWSSGSAGGLAWEAHLGGFLFGLLIGPKLLPQSPSPKMPAAAVASITASAD; the protein is encoded by the coding sequence ATGGCGATTATGCTGGGCTGGGTGTTTCAGTTCGCATCGCGCCCAACGGTCATGGCTGTGTCGGATGGACAAGCGATGTGGCTTGAAGGCGTGCTGGCAGCTCAAGGCTTCTACGAAAAGTCCGACGTGGACGGCAGTTGGCGGCTGGCTGACATCAATTGGTGGAGCCACTTTCCGCACCAATTCATCAGGTTCGACCGCGGCGAACAAGTGATCGTGATTGCCCCGCGCGACGTGATGGAGTCGATCCGCTCAAGCATCGAGCTTATCGAAGAGCATACCGAACTCACCTTTTCCGCAGAGGATCTGCCGTTCGTGTTCGAGTCCCCCGAGCCCGAGTCTGACCTGCCCTGGCACATGCACGTACCAGGTGCCTTGCTCGGCACGATTTGCGTGGGGGCATTTCTGGGATGCCTGTTCAGCGGCCAAATGGAGAGGATGTCAGAATGGGGTGTATCGGCGGCCGCGTTAAGCGCGGGGCGCATCGACACGGTAATCCTGCACATGTTCGCCCATGGCAGCGTCATGCATCTGGTGATGAACATGACCGCACTTGCCGCGATCGGGCCCGCGCTGACGTCCCGCTTGGGAACATTGCCGCTTAATTGGCTCCGTTTCTGGGCCGTGTTTGTGTTGAGCGCGTTCGCAGGTGCCGCGCTATTCCTCACCCTTCACCCCACAGGCACGGTGCCGATGGTTGGCGCTTCCGGCGGACTGTACGGCTTGATCGGGTTGCTGATCCGACTGCCCGCCATTGGCGAGCCGATGCTTGAGGTAACGTCACGCAACATCCGCCGGGCCGCATGGGATCTCGCAAAACAGAACGCGTTTCTCTTCGCGCTGCTCGCTCTCATGACATGGTCCAGCGGCTCTGCCGGAGGCCTCGCGTGGGAGGCGCATCTGGGCGGGTTTCTGTTCGGACTGCTGATCGGGCCGAAGCTGCTACCGCAGTCGCCTAGTCCAAAGATGCCTGCAGCGGCGGTTGCCTCAATCACGGCATCCGCTGACTAG
- a CDS encoding UrcA family protein, producing MNRLLILAVSAAVLVPVASADARDRYETRQIAVPAAGLDLSTEAGIDILAARIDKGIDRICGWDRACRDGAWESTEWQVDRLIRKARAWRRLAVERAVQLRACRDRCVRPAAWYAPPPPVATTVIVVRR from the coding sequence ATGAATCGATTGCTCATTCTGGCGGTATCGGCCGCAGTCCTGGTCCCTGTTGCGTCGGCCGATGCACGCGACCGTTACGAGACGCGGCAGATCGCCGTGCCCGCGGCGGGGCTGGACCTTTCGACCGAGGCGGGGATCGATATCCTTGCCGCGCGGATCGACAAGGGCATCGACCGCATCTGCGGATGGGACCGCGCCTGCCGCGATGGCGCGTGGGAAAGCACCGAATGGCAGGTGGACCGGCTGATCCGCAAGGCGCGCGCCTGGCGACGGCTGGCGGTGGAGCGCGCGGTGCAGTTGCGGGCGTGCCGGGACCGGTGCGTGCGGCCCGCGGCGTGGTATGCGCCGCCGCCGCCGGTGGCGACGACGGTGATTGTGGTTCGGCGTTGA
- a CDS encoding GGDEF domain-containing protein: MMRAVAALIWIAFTLAGAWAPPAYANASGWSAGTTGRPLAVCIRPARPGDDPRAIVRDLAGFDCATPQQQFGPGDFWVVSQPIGERSRSRRPLAARIGSVWQERVTLHVLYADGRMRIATTQNTSRRIQIGAVVEDPLPRLPVAVDRLLWKIEGSANMRGILINPRLATQAESHRANLAMTLLYGAFGGLCIALLVYNLALWASLRHRFQLAYGLMIAALMAYAVTSSGALAWAMPDIDNNIRLRINYLLLSIAAASALWFARTFFETHIFGPRLRRLIRWTIAALLLTGAAVALFAPLTPRLFDAAYSWVFVGTFVTVAAIIVSAWRRRSNFLWLFAIAWAAPILAAGMRVFASLGLIPWSFLLDNSTLLSMAAEALISSVAIAYRIRLLSRERDQAVAAETVARRLADIDPLTGLLNRRAFLGQAIGRHGPQTLLVLDLDHFKQVNETIGHDGGDEVLRIVARTLRALAPPNALIARVGGEEFAVVTDAAHPLDPEGPLDRLRSTRMPFDLPVTASIGTATGPLANEKQWKALYRAADRALFAAKAAGRDRAKAA; encoded by the coding sequence ATGATGCGGGCCGTTGCAGCGCTGATCTGGATCGCGTTCACGCTCGCCGGGGCGTGGGCACCCCCCGCTTATGCCAATGCCTCGGGGTGGAGCGCGGGCACCACCGGCCGCCCGCTCGCCGTCTGCATCCGCCCCGCCCGGCCCGGCGACGACCCGCGCGCCATCGTCCGCGATCTGGCGGGATTCGATTGCGCGACGCCGCAACAGCAGTTCGGCCCCGGCGATTTCTGGGTCGTTTCCCAGCCGATCGGCGAACGCTCCCGCTCGCGCCGCCCGCTCGCCGCGCGGATCGGCAGCGTGTGGCAGGAACGGGTGACGCTCCATGTCCTCTATGCCGATGGCCGGATGCGCATCGCGACCACGCAAAATACCAGTCGCCGTATCCAGATCGGCGCCGTGGTCGAGGACCCCCTGCCCCGCCTGCCCGTCGCGGTCGATCGGCTGTTGTGGAAGATCGAGGGGTCGGCGAACATGCGCGGGATCCTCATCAATCCGCGGCTCGCGACCCAGGCGGAAAGCCATCGCGCCAATCTCGCGATGACGCTGCTCTATGGTGCGTTCGGCGGGCTGTGCATCGCGCTGCTGGTCTATAATCTCGCTCTCTGGGCGTCGCTGCGGCACCGTTTCCAACTGGCCTATGGCCTGATGATCGCGGCGCTGATGGCCTATGCCGTGACGTCCTCCGGCGCACTCGCCTGGGCGATGCCGGACATCGACAACAATATCCGGCTGCGGATCAACTATCTGCTGCTCAGCATCGCCGCCGCGTCCGCCTTGTGGTTCGCGCGCACCTTTTTCGAAACGCATATCTTCGGGCCGCGCCTGCGCCGCCTGATCCGCTGGACGATCGCCGCGCTGTTGCTGACCGGGGCCGCCGTCGCGCTGTTCGCGCCGCTCACGCCCCGCCTCTTCGACGCGGCGTATAGCTGGGTATTTGTCGGCACCTTCGTCACGGTCGCGGCGATCATCGTCTCCGCATGGCGCCGCCGCTCCAACTTCCTCTGGCTTTTCGCTATCGCCTGGGCCGCGCCGATCCTCGCGGCCGGGATGCGCGTCTTCGCCAGCCTGGGTCTCATTCCGTGGAGCTTTCTCCTCGACAACTCCACCTTGCTGTCGATGGCGGCGGAGGCGCTCATCTCCTCGGTCGCCATCGCCTATCGCATTCGCCTGCTCAGCCGCGAGCGCGACCAGGCGGTGGCGGCGGAGACGGTCGCGCGTCGCCTTGCCGATATCGATCCGCTGACCGGCCTGCTCAACCGCCGCGCCTTTCTCGGCCAGGCGATCGGGCGGCACGGACCGCAGACGTTGCTGGTGCTCGACCTCGACCACTTCAAACAGGTCAACGAAACGATCGGCCATGACGGCGGCGATGAAGTGTTGCGGATCGTCGCGCGGACGCTCCGCGCGCTGGCCCCGCCCAACGCCCTGATCGCGCGCGTCGGCGGCGAGGAGTTCGCCGTCGTGACCGACGCCGCCCATCCGCTCGATCCCGAAGGACCGCTCGACCGGCTTCGCTCGACCCGTATGCCCTTCGACCTGCCGGTCACCGCCAGCATCGGCACTGCCACCGGCCCGCTGGCCAACGAAAAACAGTGGAAGGCGCTCTACCGCGCTGCCGACCGCGCGCTCTTCGCCGCCAAGGCCGCCGGACGCGATCGCGCCAAAGCGGCCTGA